A genomic region of Nerophis lumbriciformis linkage group LG28, RoL_Nlum_v2.1, whole genome shotgun sequence contains the following coding sequences:
- the h6pd gene encoding GDH/6PGL endoplasmic bifunctional protein, which translates to MFVSVVLLVLVLCARGGRGEDDVKKQSRGHVSVVIVGGTGDLARKYLWQGFFQLYLNHVSRGSTFSFYAGGQSPSDKATPIFFGIVKAVSCPKDVSEQRCAVLKEQFLRLAQYRQLKTPEDYQDLSKHIERQAQEEGLNEAGRLFYLSVPAFAYADVADKIHTGCRPAAGGAWLRVVLEKPFGHDLKSAQVLAARLGNSLQEEEMYRIDHYLGKQVVSKILPFRVENRKFLDPIWNKQHIERIEIVLKETLDVKGRIPFYDQYGVIRDVIQNHLTEVLTLLTMRLPANLSDSEDVLQNKLRIFSSLLPLGKNQAVTGQYQAYQAEVQQELNKTKDHVSLTPTFAAVLAHMEAAQYEGVPFLLLAGKMLDQRVGYARVLFKNDVFCVQDQHNLHCKPKQIIFYFGHGNLQYPAVLVTKNLFKPSVMEGKWKEVTEQADILVVGLPASHYYIQTPKVQQEAYAELISHIFTGHKNTFISTENLLASWGFWTPLLQSLAGSFPRVYPGGADNGDLLDVCLKGKEIGFTSEAVIISPDHVGGASAASFQAMQGKFRNATMVSAWAEELVERLAADMQEAAEAAVLQGGVFHLALSGGATPIALFQRLALHHFSFPWRNTHIWMVDERCVPLSDPESNFFNLQRHLLQHVHVPYLNIHPMLVQLGQRLCVEDDHAAQMYQEDIANHVNASSFHFVLLGVGHDGHTASLFPGGDATDSQEGLVVLRESPGKPHRRMSLTLGAINRAQKVAVLVLGKNKHELITQLSRSKDRPDKWPVTGVRPSEGSLAWYIDYDALLG; encoded by the exons ATGTTTGTGTCTGTGGTCCTGCTTGTGCTCGTGCTGTGCGCCCGTGGAGGACGAGGCGAAGACGACGTGAAAAAGCAGAGCCGTGGTCATGTTTCCGTGGTCATAGTCGGCGGCACGGGGGATTTGGCCAGGAAGTACTTGTGGCAGGGCTTCTTCCAGCTCTACCTGAACCACGTCAGTAGAGGAAGCACCTTCTCCTTCTACGCTGGCGGACAGTCTCCTTCGGACAAGGCCACGCCCATTTTCTTCGGTATCGTGAAGGCGGTGTCGTGCCCAAAGGATGTGTCAGAACAGCGCTGCGCCGTGCTGAAGGAGCAGTTCTTGCGACTAGCGCAGTATCGGCAGCTCAAGACCCCGGAGGACTACCAGGACTTGTCCAAACACATTGAGCGGCAGGCCCAAGAGGAAGGTCTGAACGAAGCCGGGCGACTATTCTACCTCTCGGTGCCGGCATTCGCCTACGCTGATGTCGCAGATAAAATCCACACCGGTTGCCGTCCTGCCGCTGGAGGTGCGTGGCTCCGAGTGGTCCTAGAGAAACCTTTTGGACACGACCTGAAAAGCGCTCAAGTGCTGGCGGCTCGGCTTGGGAACTCGTTGCAGGAGGAAGAAATGTACAGAATTGACCACTACTTGGGGAAGCAG GTGGTGTCCAAGATCCTTCCATTCAGAGTAGAAAACAGAAAGTTTCTGGACCCCATTTGGAACAAGCAGCACATTGaaagaatagaaatagttttgaaAGAGACACTGGATGTGAAAG GTCGCATTCCCTTCTATGATCAGTACGGCGTGATCAGAGACGTGATACAGAACCACCTGACTGAGGTCTTGACTCTACTGACGATGAGGCTTCCTGCAAATCTCAGCGACAGTGAGGACGTTCTCCAGAACAAGCTTCGGATCTTCAGTTCTCTGCTGCCTTTAGGCAAGAACCAAGCGGTGACGGGCCAGTACCAAGCGTACCAAGCTGAGGTCCAGCAGGAGCTCAACAAGACCAAAGATCACGTCAGCCTGACGCCAACGTTTGCAG CCGTTTTGGCGCACATGGAGGCGGCGCAGTACGAGGGCGTGCCCTTTCTTCTGCTGGCAGGGAAGATGTTGGACCAGCGTGTGGGATACGCACGTGTTCTCTTTAAGAATGACGTGTTCTGTGTGCAGGACCAGCACAACCTTCACTGCAAGCCCAAGCAGATCATTTTCTACTTTGGCCACGGCAACCTTCAATACCCAGCAGTCCTGGTGACCAAGAACCTCTTCAAGCCTTCTGTGATGGAGGGCAAGTGGAAGGAAGTGACGGAGCAAGCGGATATTCTTGTTGTGGGCTTGCCAGCTTCACATTACTACATCCAAACCCCAAAAGTACAGCAGGAAGCTTATGCAGAACTCATCTCTCACATCTTCACTGGACACAAAAATACTTTCATTAGTACTGAGAATCTTTTAGCTTCTTGGGGCTTTTGGACGCCGCTGCTTCAGAGCTtagcaggctccttcccccgcgtGTACCCCGGAGGCGCCGACAACGGAGACCTGTTGGACGTTTGTCTGAAGGGGAAGGAGATCGGCTTCACCAGCGAGGCGGTGATCATCAGCCCGGATCACGTAGGCGGAGCGTCGGCCGCTAGTTTCCAGGCCATGCAAGGGAAGTTCCGTAACGCCACTATGGTGTCCGCTTGGGCCGAGGAGCTGGTGGAGCGTCTGGCGGCAGACATGCAGGAAGCGGCAGAGGCGGCGGTGCTCCAAGGCGGCGTTTTCCACCTGGCCCTCTCCGGTGGGGCCACGCCCATCGCTCTCTTCCAGAGGCTGGCCTTGCACCACTTCTCCTTCCCGTGGAGGAACACCCACATTTGGATGGTGGACGAACGCTGCGTGCCGCTCAGCGATCCTGAGTCCAACTTCTTCAACCTCCAGCGGCATCTCCTGCAGCACGTGCACGTCCCTTACCTCAACATCCACCCCATGTTGGTGCAGCTGGGCCAGCGTCTCTGCGTGGAGGACGACCACGCAGCACAAATGTACCAGGAGGACATCGCCAACCACGTCAACGCCTCCAGCTTCCACTTTGTGCTCCTGGGAGTCGGCCATGATGGCCACACGGCGTCGCTCTTCCCCGGCGGCGATGCCACCGACAGCCAGGAGGGCCTGGTGGTCCTCAGAGAGAGCCCCGGGAAGCCACACCGCCGCATGAGCCTCACGCTCGGCGCCATCAACCGAGCTCAAAAGGTGGCCGTGTTAGTGTTGGGCAAAAACAAACACGAGCTCATCACCCAGCTGAGCCGCAGCAAGGACCGCCCTGACAAGTGGCCCGTCACGGGGGTCCGACCCTCTGAAGGCTCGCTAGCCTGGTACATCGACTATGATGCTCTTTTAGGTTAG